The following are encoded in a window of Carya illinoinensis cultivar Pawnee chromosome 15, C.illinoinensisPawnee_v1, whole genome shotgun sequence genomic DNA:
- the LOC122295758 gene encoding disease resistance protein RPV1-like, which yields MTSSDSSPEVLLSSASSSNSSSLPSQWSYDVFLSFRGEDTHYGFTGHLHSALHQKGINTFKDDKELRKGEEISPALLKAIEESKVSIIIFSEKYVSSTWCLDELLQILRCKESKQQKVVAVYYKVEPSTVRHQINSFELKTALAEHKDALKDDAKVQRWKTALKQAADLSGFHLQINENESKFIEEIVQEV from the exons ATGACTTCTTCCGACTCATCGCCAGAAGTACTACTCTCCTCTGCTTCCTCCTCCAATTCCTCTTCTTTACCCTCTCAATGGAGTTATGATGTATTCTTGAGCTTTCGAGGTGAGGATACCCATTATGGTTTTACTGGTCATCTTCATAGTGCTCTGCATCAAAAGGGAATTAACACTTTTAAAGATGACAAGGAGCTGAGAAAAGGTGAAGAAATTTCACCGGCACTTTTAAAGGCCATTGAAGAGTCAAAGGTTTCGATCattatattttctgaaaaatatGTGTCATCTACGTGGTGTTTGGATGAGCTGTTGCAAATCCTAAGGTGTAAAGAATCAAAGCAACAGAAGGTTGTAGCAGTCTATTACAAAGTCGAGCCATCTACAGTACGACACCAAATAAATAGTTTCGAATTAAAAACAGCGTTGGCTGAACATAAAGACGCGTTGAAGGATGATGCTAAAGTTCAGAGGTGGAAGACTGCCTTAAAACAAGCTGCCGATCTATCCGGTTTTCATTTACAGATCAACGA GAACGAATCTAAATTTATCGAAGAAATTGTTCAAGAGGTCTAA
- the LOC122296941 gene encoding disease resistance protein RUN1-like produces MIGIFGVGGIGKTTIAKEMYNRITDQFEGNCFLANVRESSKQDQGGLVKLQETILSEILKDSSLKVSNVDRGINLITEKLRRKRILLVLDDADCLDQLKKLCGGCNWFGFGSRIIITTRDEGLLTKHSVHFKYRMKEMDHYEALQLFSHHAFKSDKPDDAFVDVIKLALKCANGLPLALQVIGSNLYGEDIDFWKSELEKYKRISEENIHKKLKISYDGLDYYTKKIFLDIACVFKGEYRDYVTKILNGCGFFADAGIKKLNDKCLITINPNQYNGCQYLEMHDLLEDMGKEIVRQESPEEPGKRSRLYFHENVREVLERNKGT; encoded by the exons ATGATAgggatttttggtgttggtGGAATTGGAAAAACAACTATTGCAAAAGAGATGTATAACCGCATTACTGATCAATTTGAAGGCAATTGTTTTCTTGCAAATGTCAGAGAATCTTCAAAACAAGATCAAGGTGGTCTCGTAAAGTTGCAAGAAACAATTCTTTCTGAAATTCTTAAAGATTCAAGTTTGAAAGTTAGTAATGTTGATCGAGGAATCAATTTGATAACGGAGAAACTTCGCCGTAAAAGAATTCTTTTGGTTCTTGATGATGCTGATTGTTTggaccaattaaaaaaattatgtggagGATGCaattggtttggttttggtagTCGAATCATCATAACAACAAGGGATGAGGGTTTACTAACTAAGCACAGTGTTCATTTCAAATATCGTATGAAGGAAATGGATCACTATGAAGCTCTTCAGCTCTTTAGCCACCATGCTTTCAAAAGTGACAAACCTGATGATGCTTTTGTGGATGTCATAAAACTTGCACTAAAGTGTGCTAACGGCCTTCCACTCGCTTTACAAGTGATAGGCTCAAATCTATACGGAGAAGATATAGATTTTTGGAAAAGCGAATTGGAAAAGTACAAAAGAATTTCAGAagaaaatatccacaaaaaactcaaaataagtTACGATGGATTAGATTATTATACAAAAAAGATTTTTCTTGACATTGCATGTGTCTTCAAAGGAGAATACAGAGATTATGTCACTAAAATATTGAATGGTTGTGGTTTCTTTGCCGATGCCGGTATCAAAAAGCTCAATGATAAATGTCTCATAACTATTAATCCTAATCAATATAATGGTTGCCAATATTTGGAGATGCATGACTTACTAGAAGATATGGGCAAAGAAATTGTCCGACAAGAATCACCCGAAGAACCTGGCAAGCGGAGTAGATTATACTTTCATGAAAATGTTCGTGAAGTACTTGAAAGAAATAAG GGAACATAG
- the LOC122295756 gene encoding disease resistance protein TAO1-like: MPWKDSKIRLGSEVFAKMERLRILIVRSFDDVSFCDGLNYLSNELRVLDWFKCPFEFLPSSFHGEKLIDFRIEESNVRDLGTRLQSKNLTSIDLSYCEYLTNISDLSSCSNLEKLSFHRCTSLVEVHDSVGFLDKLVELDFRDCSSLKNLPRSFKLRSLELLKLDGCTSLENFPEIECEMKYLRCVELKSCVIQELPSSITYLIGLETLYINECNSLVHFPVNIFQLEYLQDVCILYCPNFVNFGKEVGHNGQFVSCTQENEISSIMELSPPESNNLFRTFNFSSSLKTLNLSGSGIGSLPPCIEGFVGLSKLDLTYCKQLEEILHLPPNVEEVYAEGCSGLKNFLPESNNLSRTYNFSSSLRTLNLSGSGIVSLPPCIEGFVGLSYLCLRNCKQLEEILHLPPNIESFEAIGCVLLERFPHVSTESSFGTPDLKRLRRINLSECNKVEVDVGNHAPDPLLVQERFREKDSSTIIYPGSIDSKVVQVLQGGYFIK; the protein is encoded by the exons ATGCCTTGGAAGGACAGCAAGATACGTTTGGGTTCTGAGGTGTTTGCAAAAATGGAAAGACTCAGAATATTAATAGTTAGAAGCTTCGATGACGTCAGTTTTTGTGATGGATTGAATTATCTCTCTAATGAGTTAAGAGTTCTTGATTGGTTCAAATGCCCTTTTGAGTTTTTGCCATCTTCTTTTCATGGAGAGAAACTCATTGATTTCAGAATCGAAGAAAGCAATGTTAGAGATTTAGGCACGAGATTGCAATCTAAG AACTTAACAAGTATAGATCTCAGTTATTGTGAATACTTGACAAATATATCGGAtctttcaagttgctcaaatctAGAGAAGTTGTCTTTTCATCGATGTACAAGTTTAGTTGAGGTTCATGATTCTGTTGGATTTTTGGATAAGCTTGTTGAATTGGATTTTAGAGATTGTTCCAGCCTAAAGAATTTGCCAAGAAGCTTTAAGTTGAGATCTCTAGAACTCCTTAAACTTGACGGTTGTACTAGTCTTGAAAACTTTCCAGAAATTGAgtgtgaaatgaaatatttgagaTGTGTCGAGTTAAAAAGTTGCGTAATACAGGAGCTACCTTCATCCATTACATACCTCATTGGGCTCGAGACGTTATATATAAATGAGTGCAACAGCCTTGTGCATTTTCCAGTAAACATTTTTCAGTTGGAATATCTACAGGATGTTTGCATCCTTTATTGtccaaattttgtaaattttggaaaggaGGTGGGGCATAATGGACAATTTGTGTCATGTACACAGGAAAATGAAATATCATCAATTATGGAATTGTCGCCTCCAGAATCAAACAATTTATTTAGAACATTTAATTTCTCATCCAGTTTGAAGACTTTAAATCTATCTGGTAGTGGTATTGGTAGCCTTCCTCCATGCATCGAAGGATTTGTTGGATTATCTAAACTTGATTTGACATACTGCAAGcaacttgaagaaattctacACCTTCCACCAAATGTAGAAGAGGTATATGCAGAAGGATGTTCCGGTCTAAAGAATTTCTTACcagaatcaaataatttatctcGGACATATAATTTCTCATCCAGTTTGAGGACTTTAAATCTATCTGGTAGTGGTATTGTTAGCCTTCCTCCATGCATCGAAGGATTTGTTGGATTGTCTTACCTTTGTTTGAGAAACTGCAAGcaacttgaagaaattctacaccttccaccaaatatagaaTCGTTTGAGGCTATAGGATGCGTGTTATTGGAACGTTTTCCTCATGTATCGACAGAATCTTCATTTGGTACACCTGACTTAAAACGGCTTAGGAGGATTAACTTATCGGAATGCAATAAAGTGGAAGTGGATGTAGGGAATCATGCGCCAGATCCATTATTGGTTCAG GAACGCTTTCGGGAGAAAGATTCAAGTACAATTATATATCCAGGAAGTATAGATTCCAAAGTGGTTCAAGTATTGCAAGGAGGCTACTTCATTAAGTAA
- the LOC122295754 gene encoding disease resistance protein Roq1-like has product MLLCIEENDVRMIGIFGIGGIGKTTIAKEMYNRITNQFEGSCFLANVRESSKQDQGGLVKLQKTILSDILKDSSLKVSNVDRGINLITERLCRKRILLVLDDVDHLDQLKKLCGRCDWFGSGSRIIITTRDEGLLTKYGVSLKYPMKEMDHNEALQLFSQHAFKSDKHIDGFADLLEDALHYAGGLPLALKVIGSNLYGEDVCYWKSELEKYKRIPEKEIQEKLKISYDGLDDSTKKVFLDIACFFKGDKREYVTKILDSCGFSAYAGIKKLNDKCLITIDQYDGNQYLWMHDLLQDMGREIVRQESPKEPGKCSRLWFDKDVREVLEKNKGTEQIEGILIDLPWEDCMIRLGSEVFAKMESLRILKIISCREIFCGGLKYLSNELRVCDWLGCSLEFLPSSFHGKKLIVLNIKGSNITDFGTGLQSKNLTRIDLSYCRYLTNILDLSSCPNLEELVLDGCTRLAEAHDSVGFLDKLVELRLEGCSNFKKLPSSFKLRSLELLKLEGCTSLENFPEIECEMEHLKRVVIESTVIQGLPSSITYLTGLEELFINGCKSLVLFPINIFQLEHLKDVTVIKCPNFVNFGQEVGHNGQSMPCTQENKISSSLAYLNLSDCGFVSLPPCIEGFVGLSYLPLRDCKQLEEIVHLPPNLEQVDVTGCMLLQCFPHVSTESSFGITELKRLKLIHLSECNKVDVNVGNQAPNPLLVQERFREKDSSRIIYPGSRIPEWFKYCKETTSYTNSIEIEIDPNESICFGYQIMALVLCFVLGTLPVGCRIETITISINGQSITHANIWPSKDQHRVLLQYIAGNSIDQMVSRSYREGNNMRFTFGSDRKKAIFKSAGVHLIYRNDNLSDRILPSSMMVSMTMDPDWNPEQKRRGSSASSSIMEIQGGY; this is encoded by the exons ATGCTATTATGTATTGAGGAGAATGACGTACGCATGATAGGGATTTTCGGTATTGGTGGAATTGGTAAAACAACCATTGCAAAAGAGATGTATAACCGCATTACTAATCAATTTGAAGGTAGCTGTTTTCTTGCAAATGTTAGAGAATCTTCAAAACAAGATCAAGGTGGTCTCGTAAAGTTGCAAAAGACAATTCTTTCTGACATTCTTAAAGATTCAAGTTTGAAAGTTAGTAACGTTGATCGAGGAATCAATTTGATAACGGAAAGACTTTGTCGTAAAAGAATTCTTTTGGTTCTTGATGATGTTGATCATTTggaccaattaaaaaaattatgtggaagATGCGATTGGTTTGGTTCTGGGAGTCGAATCATCATAACAACAAGGGATGAGGGTTTACTAACTAAGTATGGTGTTAGTTTGAAATATCCTATGAAGGAAATGGATCACAATGAAGCCCTTCAGCTCTTTAGCCAGCATGCCTTCAAAAGTGACAAACATATTGATGGTTTTGCGGATCTCTTAGAGGATGCACTACATTATGCTGGCGGCCTTCCACTTGCTTTAAAAGTGATAGGCTCAAATCTATATGGAGAAGATGTATGTTATTGGAAAAGTGAATTGGAAAAGTACAAAAGAATTCCAGAAAAAGAAATCCAggaaaaactcaaaataagtTATGATGGATTAGATGATTCTACAAAAAAGGTTTTCCTtgacattgcatgtttctttaaaGGAGACAAGAGAGAATATGTCACTAAAATACTGGACAGTTGTGGTTTCAGTGCCTATGCTGGTATCAAAAAGCTCAATGATAAATGTCTCATAACAATTGATCAATATGATGGTAACCAATATTTGTGGATGCATGACTTACTACAAGATATGGGAAGAGAAATTGTTCGACAAGAATCACCCAAAGAACCTGGCAAGTGCAGTAGATTATGGTTTGACAAAGATGTCCGTGAAGTACTTGAGAAAAATAAG GGAACAGAGCAAATTGAAGGCATATTGATAGATTTGCCTTGGGAGGACTGCATGATACGTTTGGGTTCTGAGGTGTTTGCAAAAATGGAAAGCCtcagaatattaaaaattatatcctGCAGGGAAATTTTTTGTGGTGGATTGAAGTATCTCTCTAATGAGTTAAGAGTTTGTGATTGGCTCGGTTGCTCTTTGGAGTTTTTGCCATCTTCTTTTCATGGAAAGAAACTCATTGTTTTAAACATCAAAGGAAGCAATATTACTGATTTCGGCACGGGATTGCAATCTAAG AACTTGACACGTATAGATCTCAGTTATTGTCGATACTTGACAAATATATTAGATCTTTCAAGTTGCCCAAATCTAGAGGAGTTGGTTCTTGATGGATGTACAAGATTAGCTGAGGCTCATGATTCTGTTGGATTTTTGGATAAGCTTGTTGAATTGAGATTGGAAGGATGTTCCAATTTCAAGAAGTTGCCAAGTAGCTTCAAGTTGAGATCTCTAGAATTACTCAAGCTTGAAGGTTGTACAAGCCTTGAAAACTTTCCTGAAATTGAGTGTGAAATGGAACATTTGAAGCGGGTCGTGATAGAAAGCACTGTAATACAGGGGCTACCTTCATCCATTACATACCTCACTGGACTCGAGGAGTTATTTATCAATGGGTGCAAAAGCCTTGTGCTTTTTCCAATAAACATTTTTCAGTTGGAACATCTAAAGGATGTTACAGTCATTAAATGtccaaattttgtaaattttggaCAGGAGGTGGGGCATAATGGACAATCCATGCCATGtacacaagaaaataaaatttcatccaGTTTGGCTTATTTAAATCTATCTGATTGTGGTTTTGTTAGCCTTCCTCCATGCATTGAAGGATTCGTTGGATTGTCTTACCTTCCTTTGAGAGATTGCAAGCAACTTGAGGAAATTGTACACCTTCCACCAAATTTAGAACAGGTAGATGTTACAGGATGCATGTTATTGCAATGCTTTCCTCATGTATCGACAGAATCCTCATTTGGTATAACCGAGTTAAAACGGCTAAAATTGATTCACCTATCAGAGTGCAATAAAGTGGATGTGAATGTCGGGAATCAAGCACCAAATCCATTATTGGTTCAG GAACGCTTTCGGGAGAAAGATTCAAGTAGGATTATATATCCAGGAAGTAGGATTCCAGAGTGGTTCAAGTATTGCAAGGAGACTACTTCATATACTAATTCTATTGAAATAGAAATTGATCCTAATGAGTCCATATGTTTTGGTTATCAGATCATGGCAttagttttgtgttttgttttgggaaCTCTTCCGGTGGGATGTAGAATAGAAACTATTACTATCTCAATAAATGGCCAATCGATTACACATGCTAACATATGGCCTTCAAAAGACCAACATCGTGTATTGCTACAGTACATAGCTGGAAATTCTATAGATCAGATGGTGTCAAGAAGTTATAGGGAGGGGAACAATATGAGGTTTACATTTGGAAGTGATAGAAAGAAAGCAATCTTCAAAAGTGCGGGAGTCCATCTAATATACAGGAATGACAATTTGAGTGATCGTATTCTACCTTCAAGTATGATGGTGAGCATGACAATGGATCCCGATTGGAACCCCGAGCAGAAGAGGCGGGGATCTTCAGCCAGCTCTAGCATTATGGAAATTCAAGGAGGCTATTAA
- the LOC122295761 gene encoding SAGA-associated factor 29 homolog B-like isoform X7, which produces MQQLTSSCLFEALDEEPGDDDEGGGQRKYKLPMSNIIPFPKRNDPSTAQDFPPGRQVLAVYPGTTALYKATVVNNNRKRKTDEEASLDGADMEVVSSLPQACNALAWRA; this is translated from the exons ATGCAGCAACTGACATCTAGCTGCTT ATTTGAAGCACTAGATGAGGAACCGGGTGATGATGATGAGGGTGGTGGCCAACG GAAGTACAAGCTGCCCATGTCGAATATTATTCCTTTCCCCAAGAGAAATGACCCTTCTACTGCCCAGGATTTCCCTCCTGGAAGACAAGTGCTGGCTGTCTATCCAGGAACAACTGCACTTTATAAGGCAACTGTTGTCAATAACAACCGCAAG aGAAAGACAGATGA GGAAGCTAGTTTAGATGGAGCTGATATGGAGGTTGTCTCTTCATTGCCGCAAGCGTGTAATGCTTT
- the LOC122295761 gene encoding SAGA-associated factor 29 homolog B-like isoform X9, with protein sequence MQQLTSSCLFEALDEEPGDDDEGGGQRKYKLPMSNIIPFPKRNDPSTAQDFPPGRQVLAVYPGTTALYKATVVNNNRKRKTDEEASLDGADMEVVSSLPQACNAFS encoded by the exons ATGCAGCAACTGACATCTAGCTGCTT ATTTGAAGCACTAGATGAGGAACCGGGTGATGATGATGAGGGTGGTGGCCAACG GAAGTACAAGCTGCCCATGTCGAATATTATTCCTTTCCCCAAGAGAAATGACCCTTCTACTGCCCAGGATTTCCCTCCTGGAAGACAAGTGCTGGCTGTCTATCCAGGAACAACTGCACTTTATAAGGCAACTGTTGTCAATAACAACCGCAAG aGAAAGACAGATGA GGAAGCTAGTTTAGATGGAGCTGATATGGAGGTTGTCTCTTCATTGCCGCAAGCGTGTAATGCTTT
- the LOC122295761 gene encoding SAGA-associated factor 29 homolog B-like isoform X10, with translation MQQLTSSCLFEALDEEPGDDDEGGGQRKYKLPMSNIIPFPKRNDPSTAQDFPPGRQVLAVYPGTTALYKATVVNNNRKRKTDEEASLDGADMEVVSSLPQACNAF, from the exons ATGCAGCAACTGACATCTAGCTGCTT ATTTGAAGCACTAGATGAGGAACCGGGTGATGATGATGAGGGTGGTGGCCAACG GAAGTACAAGCTGCCCATGTCGAATATTATTCCTTTCCCCAAGAGAAATGACCCTTCTACTGCCCAGGATTTCCCTCCTGGAAGACAAGTGCTGGCTGTCTATCCAGGAACAACTGCACTTTATAAGGCAACTGTTGTCAATAACAACCGCAAG aGAAAGACAGATGA GGAAGCTAGTTTAGATGGAGCTGATATGGAGGTTGTCTCTTCATTGCCGCAAGCGTGTAATGCTTT
- the LOC122295761 gene encoding SAGA-associated factor 29 homolog B-like isoform X8 — protein sequence MQQLTSSCLFEALDEEPGDDDEGGGQRKYKLPMSNIIPFPKRNDPSTAQDFPPGRQVLAVYPGTTALYKATVVNNNRKRKTDEEASLDGADMEVVSSLPQACNAFCSS from the exons ATGCAGCAACTGACATCTAGCTGCTT ATTTGAAGCACTAGATGAGGAACCGGGTGATGATGATGAGGGTGGTGGCCAACG GAAGTACAAGCTGCCCATGTCGAATATTATTCCTTTCCCCAAGAGAAATGACCCTTCTACTGCCCAGGATTTCCCTCCTGGAAGACAAGTGCTGGCTGTCTATCCAGGAACAACTGCACTTTATAAGGCAACTGTTGTCAATAACAACCGCAAG aGAAAGACAGATGA GGAAGCTAGTTTAGATGGAGCTGATATGGAGGTTGTCTCTTCATTGCCGCAAGCGTGTAATGCTTT
- the LOC122295761 gene encoding uncharacterized protein LOC122295761 isoform X12, which yields MRNRVMMMRVVANGSTSCPCRILFLSPREMTLLLPRISLLEDKCWLSIQEQLHFIRQLLSITTAREASLDGADMEVVSSLPQACNALAWRA from the exons ATGAGGAACCGGGTGATGATGATGAGGGTGGTGGCCAACG GAAGTACAAGCTGCCCATGTCGAATATTATTCCTTTCCCCAAGAGAAATGACCCTTCTACTGCCCAGGATTTCCCTCCTGGAAGACAAGTGCTGGCTGTCTATCCAGGAACAACTGCACTTTATAAGGCAACTGTTGTCAATAACAACCGCAAG GGAAGCTAGTTTAGATGGAGCTGATATGGAGGTTGTCTCTTCATTGCCGCAAGCGTGTAATGCTTT
- the LOC122295759 gene encoding uncharacterized protein LOC122295759 produces the protein MLNSWPRYSECFWEKDSSRIIYPGSRILEWFKYCKETTSYSNSIEIEIDHNASMCGHQIVALVLCSVVGPLDKMENIPIPINSQWTRDYISLHPSMDPHHVWLQYIAGNSIDEMLSKSYRKGNNMRFTFGSDSDRAIFKSAGVHLIYGNDYLIDLNIQLSQRYRVDGEHNLEPD, from the coding sequence GAATGCTTTTGGGAGAAAGATTCAAGTAGGATTATATATCCAGGAAGTAGGATTCTAGAGTGGTTCAAGTATTGCAAGGAGACTACTTCATATAGTAATTCTATTGAAATAGAAATTGATCATAATGCGTCCATGTGTGGGCATCAGATCGTGGCATTAGTTTTGTGTTCTGTTGTGGGACCACTTGATAAAATGGAAAATATTCCTATCCCAATAAACAGCCAGTGGACTAGAGATTATATTAGTCTACATCCATCAATGGACCCACATCATGTATGGCTACAATACATAGCTGGAAATTCTATTGATGAGATGTTGTCAAAAAGTTACAGGAAGGGGAACAATATGAGGTTTACATTTGGAAGTGATTCAGACAGAGCAATCTTCAAAAGTGCTGGGGTCCATCTAATATACGGGAATGACTATTTGATTGATCTTAATATTCAACTTTCACAGAGATACCGAGTTGATGGTGAGCATAACTTGGAACCCGATTAG